The DNA region CTCGTGGCAGCGCTCGCACGCAACCAGGGTGGGGACCGCAGCCTTCCACTGCGACCGGCGGTGGCGCGTGTTGCTGCGCGACATCTTCCGCTTCGGAACAGCCACGGCTACTTCTCCTGCTTCTCGTTGGCGCGCGCCGGTCGAGGCGCTTCGCCACTGATCTCGTCCTTCTCGCCATCTTCGAGTGAACCGGCGAGTCCCTGCAGTGCCGCCCAACGGATGTCGACGGCGTCGTG from Streptomyces sp. NBC_00258 includes:
- the rpmF gene encoding 50S ribosomal protein L32, coding for MAVPKRKMSRSNTRHRRSQWKAAVPTLVACERCHEPKLQHIACPACGTYNKRQVLEV